One genomic window of Metopolophium dirhodum isolate CAU chromosome 4, ASM1992520v1, whole genome shotgun sequence includes the following:
- the LOC132943167 gene encoding uncharacterized protein LOC132943167 — MEYKIEIFGTKLLIDNFIMIKNKNRNNKYYWECEKRKHTKRHNSNNEYCNARAVTILVDGNHIVKDNSFLNHNHGPDPCRLLVKKNIKYIVSKALSSRDKPSQIIQEATSRIPVNSQPYMPSVEATRKIISRCRKHQNPPEPTSLSQIDIPLNLCKSFNGQTFLLKESTIESHKIYIFSTKDEISKLVNANYWVMDGTFKTVPSIFLQMYTIHAPVGGNNSRILPLVYVLMTSKQQCCYERLFEDLISICDDFGFDVSPKCIITDFEKAAINAANKVFPECQQKGCFFHLGQNIWRKIQSSGLATKYGENEEFSLQLRCMWSLAFLHPSDIPNAFDQLKDSLPYDIQNYFEENYVHGKVRRKFRNGIVSRYEPLFPPSFWSIHFNHENNIPRTQNKVEAWHKRWKVLVGADHVGVYRIIEEMRKEQQHVVGQIQIILSGQARPKQSSKYVKRQNQIQTILNDKENRTTLETIRGIAYNLHY, encoded by the exons atggaatataaaattgaaatttttggtacaaaattattaattgacaattttatcatgattaaaaacaaaaaccgtaacaataaatattattgggaATGTGAAAAGAGGAAACATACTAAACggcataatagtaataatgaatattgtaatGCAAGAGCAGTAACAATTCTTGTTGATGGTAATCATATTGTTAAagataattcttttttaaatcacaacCATGGGCCTGACCCATGCCGATTGTTGgtaaagaaaaacataaaatatattgtttcaaaagctcTGTCTTCGAGAGATAAACCTTCGCAAATAATACAGGAAGCAACGAGTCGCATCCCCGTCAATTCTCAGCCATACATGCCATCAGTTGAAGCAACGCGAAAAATTATTTCACGGTGTAGAAAACATCAGAATCCACCAGAACCAACAAGTCTTTCACAAATAGATATTCCTCTTAACTTATGTAAGTCTTTTAATggtcaaacatttttactaaaagAAAGTACTATTGAGagtcacaaaatatatattttttctactaaAGATGAAATATCAAAACTTGTCAATGCCAATTATTGGGTTATGGATGGTACATTTAAAACTGTGccaagtatatttttacaaatgtacaCCATACATGCACCTGTTGGTGGAAATAATTCTAGAATTTTGCCATTAGTATATGTTTTAATGACCAGTAAACAACAATGTTGTTACGAACGTTTATTCGAAGACCTAATATCAATTTGTGATGATTTCGGTTTCGATGTTtcaccaaaatgtattataacagaTTTCGAAAAAGCTGCAATTAATGCAGCTAATAAAGTATTTCCAGAATGCCAACAAAAAgggtgtttttttcatttaggcCAAAATATTTGGCGAAAAATCCAGTCTAGTGGATTGGCTACTAAATATGGAGAAAATGAAGAATTTAGTTTACAACTTCGATGTATGTGGTCACTTGCATTTTTACACCCATCAGATATACCTAATGCTTTTGATCAATTGAAAGATTCATTACCCTATGACATTCAAAATTACTTTGAAGAAAATTACGTGCATGGAAAAGTACGAAGGAAATTTAGAAATGGAATAGTATCTCGATATGAGCCATTGTTTCCACCATCATTTTGGTCAATACATTTCAATCATGAAAACAATATTCCAAGGACACAAAACAAAGTCGAAGCATGGCACAAAAGATGGAAAGTATTAGTAGGAGCTGATCACGTTGGGGTGTATCGTATAATTGAGGAAATGAGAAAAGAGCAACAACACGTTGTGG ggcaaattcaaattattttatccgGACAAGCAAGGCCAAAACAAAGTTCAAAGTACGTAAAACGTCAAAACCAAATTCAAACTATTCTAAATGATAAAGAAAACAGAACAACCCTCGAGACAATAAGAGGTATTGCATACAATTTgcactattaa